A section of the Ruania halotolerans genome encodes:
- a CDS encoding copper resistance CopC family protein, with product MSVHSGSRPGSSAPRRTLRAALTLSLAALSAGLLGTITASPAAAHSALISSDPEDGATLSTAPESLLLTFNEDILEMGTSIEITGPDSADVTDGEPELDGPDVRQRLVADLPAGEYVVIWRVVSADGHPIDGELTFTAEEGLGVTGSEGEAGGESEPTETSEAETANQEPSEEITESSDEDAASDSAEPSDTPADGMDTGTSDESEGDGPSAGRIALFAVIALGVIGAVAATVVRFRRNS from the coding sequence ATGTCCGTACACTCCGGCTCTCGACCCGGCAGCAGCGCTCCTCGGCGGACGCTCCGCGCCGCCCTCACCCTGTCCTTGGCTGCCCTCTCGGCCGGCCTGCTGGGCACCATCACCGCATCTCCGGCGGCCGCGCACAGTGCGCTGATCTCCTCTGATCCGGAGGATGGCGCCACGCTCAGCACGGCGCCGGAGTCGCTGCTGCTCACGTTCAACGAGGACATCCTCGAGATGGGCACGAGTATCGAGATCACCGGGCCGGACAGCGCCGACGTCACCGACGGTGAGCCCGAGTTGGATGGTCCCGACGTCCGCCAGCGGCTGGTCGCGGATCTGCCGGCCGGTGAGTACGTGGTGATCTGGCGCGTGGTCTCGGCCGACGGGCATCCCATCGACGGCGAGCTCACCTTCACGGCCGAGGAGGGACTGGGGGTCACCGGCTCCGAAGGTGAGGCCGGTGGTGAGAGCGAGCCGACCGAGACATCCGAGGCGGAGACCGCGAACCAGGAGCCCTCCGAAGAGATCACTGAGTCCTCTGACGAGGACGCCGCCAGCGACTCCGCCGAGCCCAGCGATACGCCTGCGGACGGCATGGACACCGGCACCTCCGACGAGAGCGAAGGCGATGGCCCATCCGCCGGGCGGATCGCCCTGTTTGCGGTCATTGCGCTCGGGGTGATCGGCGCCGTTGCCGCCACCGTGGTGCGATTCCGGCGCAATTCATGA
- a CDS encoding MmgE/PrpD family protein, which translates to MPITHEVRPRASAEGLPRTEQLAWKLAEVASDPAPVPGDVVDMVINRIIDNAAVAAASLLREPVVAARAQALAHPYSAGATVFGRSSDLRVSPEWAAWANGVAVRELDYHDTFLAADYSHPGDNIPPILAVAQHTGASGADLVRAITVGYQIQVDLVAAISLHKHKIDHIAHLGPSAAAGIGTLLGLDVTTIFQAIGQALHTCTATRQSRKGQISSWKAYAPAFAGKVAVESVDRAMRGQSSPEPIYEGEDGVIAWLLDGPDARYQVTLPAPGEAKTAILRTYTKEHSAEYQSQALIDLARRLHRTHPELTDPTNVAGIVIHTSHHTHYVIGSGANDPQKYDPNASRETLDHSIPYIVAVALQDGAWHHEASYAPERAGRADTVELWRKITTAEDPEWTRRYHSEDPAEKAFGGRMEITLTDGRTIVEEIAMADAHPLGARPFARAQYVEKFRTLADGVCEPEEISRFLELVQRLPELTTEEVVGLTVAARPGLLGTVRNPKGLF; encoded by the coding sequence ATGCCGATCACTCATGAGGTCCGGCCCCGCGCCAGCGCTGAGGGCCTGCCACGCACCGAGCAACTGGCCTGGAAGTTGGCTGAGGTTGCCTCCGATCCCGCGCCCGTTCCCGGTGATGTGGTGGACATGGTGATCAATCGGATCATCGACAACGCCGCCGTCGCCGCTGCCTCGCTGCTGCGCGAACCGGTGGTGGCCGCCCGGGCACAGGCGCTCGCCCACCCCTACTCTGCCGGGGCCACCGTCTTCGGGCGCAGTTCCGACCTTCGCGTCAGCCCGGAGTGGGCCGCCTGGGCGAACGGCGTGGCCGTGCGTGAGCTCGACTATCACGACACCTTCCTCGCCGCCGACTACTCCCACCCGGGAGACAACATCCCCCCCATCCTCGCCGTGGCGCAGCACACCGGCGCCAGTGGTGCCGATCTCGTCCGGGCGATCACCGTCGGCTACCAGATTCAGGTGGATCTGGTAGCAGCGATCAGCCTGCACAAGCACAAGATCGACCACATCGCCCACCTCGGCCCGAGCGCCGCCGCCGGTATCGGTACCCTGCTCGGCCTGGACGTCACCACGATCTTCCAGGCGATCGGACAGGCTCTGCACACGTGCACCGCCACCCGCCAGTCCCGCAAGGGGCAGATCTCCTCGTGGAAGGCCTACGCCCCCGCGTTCGCAGGCAAGGTGGCGGTGGAGTCGGTGGACCGGGCGATGCGCGGGCAGAGTTCACCGGAGCCGATCTATGAGGGCGAGGACGGCGTGATCGCCTGGCTGCTCGATGGCCCGGACGCGCGCTATCAGGTCACTCTGCCGGCCCCGGGGGAGGCGAAGACGGCGATCCTGCGCACCTACACCAAGGAGCACTCGGCCGAATACCAGTCCCAGGCGCTCATCGATCTGGCCCGCCGGTTGCACCGCACCCACCCGGAGTTGACCGACCCGACGAACGTGGCCGGCATCGTGATCCACACTAGTCACCACACGCACTACGTGATCGGTTCCGGCGCGAACGATCCGCAGAAGTACGACCCGAATGCGAGCAGGGAGACCCTGGACCACTCGATTCCCTACATCGTGGCGGTCGCCCTGCAGGACGGCGCCTGGCATCACGAGGCTTCCTACGCCCCTGAGCGCGCCGGCCGGGCGGACACGGTGGAGCTGTGGCGCAAGATCACCACGGCTGAAGATCCCGAGTGGACTCGGCGCTACCACAGTGAGGATCCGGCTGAGAAGGCGTTCGGGGGGCGGATGGAGATCACCCTCACCGATGGGCGCACGATCGTCGAGGAGATCGCAATGGCCGATGCGCACCCCCTGGGCGCGCGGCCGTTCGCCCGAGCCCAGTACGTGGAGAAGTTCCGCACGCTTGCCGACGGCGTCTGTGAGCCTGAGGAGATCTCTCGCTTTCTCGAGTTGGTCCAGCGCCTGCCCGAGCTCACCACCGAAGAGGTGGTGGGCCTCACCGTGGCCGCACGCCCCGGCCTCCTCGGCACAGTGCGTAACCCGAAGGGACTGTTCTGA
- a CDS encoding 3-deoxy-7-phosphoheptulonate synthase has protein sequence MTTTPTAERTAADTGDLRVRRMDPLPTPGEVLAELPLPASVAELVASARADAADVLAGADDRLLVMVGPCSVHDPVAAIEYASRLARVASRFSDDLVLVMRVYFEKPRTTTGWKGLINDPGLDGSYDIPRGLRLARQVLLDVLAEGVPAGCEFLETTSPQYIADTVSYGAIGARTVESQVHRQLASGLSMPVGFKNSSDGDVQVAVDACVAAAAPQAFLGVDTQARAALVETAGNPDSHVILRGGRRGPNYGAEHVRAVAERLAGVGRAGVMVDASHGNSGKDHVRQAQVAGEIADAVAAGERSIAGVMLESFLVEGRQEPAPSGLMYGQSVTDACMSWEVTEGVLERLAIAAATRRRV, from the coding sequence ATGACCACCACTCCCACCGCCGAACGGACTGCCGCGGACACGGGTGACCTACGGGTGCGCCGCATGGATCCGCTCCCCACCCCCGGCGAAGTGCTCGCCGAGCTGCCCCTTCCCGCCTCGGTGGCAGAGCTCGTGGCCAGCGCTCGGGCCGATGCCGCCGACGTGCTCGCCGGGGCCGATGACCGGCTGCTCGTGATGGTCGGCCCGTGCAGTGTGCACGATCCGGTCGCCGCCATCGAGTACGCGAGCCGGCTGGCCAGGGTGGCCTCTCGGTTCAGCGACGACCTCGTGCTGGTGATGCGGGTCTACTTCGAGAAGCCGCGCACCACCACCGGGTGGAAGGGCCTCATCAACGATCCTGGCCTGGACGGCTCCTACGACATCCCGCGCGGCTTGCGCCTGGCCCGGCAGGTGCTGCTCGACGTGCTCGCCGAAGGGGTGCCGGCGGGGTGTGAGTTCCTGGAGACCACATCCCCGCAGTACATCGCGGACACGGTCAGCTACGGCGCGATCGGCGCCCGCACTGTGGAATCGCAGGTGCACCGCCAGCTCGCCTCCGGGCTGTCCATGCCGGTGGGGTTCAAGAACTCCTCCGACGGCGATGTGCAGGTCGCCGTGGACGCCTGCGTGGCCGCCGCCGCGCCGCAGGCATTCCTGGGTGTGGATACGCAGGCGCGGGCCGCGCTCGTGGAGACGGCCGGTAACCCGGACTCGCACGTGATCCTGCGTGGCGGGCGCCGCGGACCGAACTACGGTGCCGAGCACGTCCGTGCGGTGGCGGAGCGGCTCGCCGGCGTCGGCCGGGCCGGTGTGATGGTGGACGCCAGCCACGGAAACTCCGGGAAGGACCATGTGCGCCAGGCGCAGGTGGCCGGTGAGATCGCCGACGCTGTCGCTGCCGGGGAGCGCTCCATTGCGGGGGTGATGCTGGAGAGCTTCCTCGTGGAAGGGCGCCAGGAGCCGGCGCCGAGCGGGTTGATGTACGGCCAGTCGGTCACGGATGCGTGCATGTCTTGGGAGGTCACTGAAGGCGTGCTCGAGCGTCTTGCGATCGCCGCTGCCACCCGCCGCCGGGTGTGA
- the prpB gene encoding methylisocitrate lyase: MLHAQSTPAAKRARLRADLATGRLLRFPGALNPLSARLIAEKGFEGVYVSGAVLAADLGLPDIGLTTLPEVAMRSGQIARMTDLPTIVDADTGFGEPLNLARTVQTLEDAGLAGCHIEDQVNPKRCGHLEGKSVVDLPTAVQRIEAAVKARRDPDFLLMARTDVRALEGVGAAVERAKAYVDAGADAIFAEAMRDQREFEAIASAVDVPVLANMTEFGKSELLTTGQLADAGVQIVIYPVTLFRLAMGAAEAGLDEIAAAGSQVNLVERMQTRTRLYELVDYAGYEAFDASVYRGPTNS, from the coding sequence ATGCTGCACGCACAGAGCACACCGGCGGCCAAGCGTGCCCGGTTGCGCGCCGACCTCGCTACGGGCCGCTTGCTGCGGTTTCCTGGGGCTCTGAACCCCCTCAGCGCCCGGCTGATCGCGGAGAAGGGCTTCGAGGGCGTCTACGTCTCCGGCGCCGTTCTCGCTGCCGACCTGGGCCTGCCGGACATCGGCCTGACCACATTGCCGGAGGTGGCCATGCGGTCGGGGCAGATCGCCCGGATGACCGACCTGCCCACGATCGTGGATGCGGATACCGGATTCGGTGAACCACTGAACCTCGCACGGACCGTGCAGACTCTCGAGGACGCAGGCTTGGCGGGCTGCCACATCGAAGACCAGGTCAATCCCAAGCGGTGCGGTCATCTCGAAGGAAAGTCCGTGGTGGACCTCCCCACGGCCGTCCAACGGATCGAGGCGGCCGTGAAGGCCCGGCGTGACCCAGACTTCCTCCTGATGGCACGCACCGACGTGCGCGCCCTGGAAGGGGTGGGGGCCGCCGTCGAACGGGCGAAGGCCTACGTGGATGCGGGGGCGGATGCGATCTTCGCCGAGGCGATGCGTGACCAGCGTGAGTTCGAGGCGATCGCATCCGCGGTGGACGTGCCTGTGCTGGCGAATATGACCGAGTTCGGCAAGTCCGAGCTCCTCACCACCGGTCAGCTCGCCGACGCCGGGGTGCAGATCGTGATCTACCCGGTGACTCTTTTCCGGCTCGCCATGGGCGCTGCCGAGGCAGGCCTGGACGAGATCGCCGCCGCCGGCTCCCAGGTGAACCTGGTGGAGCGGATGCAGACCCGCACACGCCTGTATGAACTGGTGGACTACGCCGGGTACGAGGCATTCGACGCCTCCGTCTACCGGGGCCCGACGAACTCCTGA
- a CDS encoding S9 family peptidase, whose protein sequence is MTTLSPGPSAWPPPDWERRFRARRVGLPEWAAQAPDRAVVVASVGGTLEVHSWTPSTRTLVRATERTNGTTDATIDPLGTWIWWFDDTDGDEFGQWRRQPFGSPAYTRAERPIPLPDAYDAGLLLAEDGTVVVGRSGDFGTQVHALYVGPAAAGTSPRLLYAHTEPAEAAALSRDGNLVALEHSERGDSRHPALRVLRADTGATLADLDDGPGHGLFALDFAPIPGDTRLLVRHERTDVAGLLIWDVATSGVRPVDLGLPGEVADAQWYPHGRSLLIAMDHEARTLTYRYDLADGSVHQVGSTTGTVSGATARPDGDVWLARSSAAEPRDVIEASTGKTLITLGENRVPGSVPVEDVWAEGPAGRVHALLRRPVEGSEPFPVVVEVHGGPTWHESDSFSPYAAAWVDHGYAVLSVNYRGSTGYGNAWRDALEGRVGHTELEDIAAVHEALAEAGVVDRERSILAGASWGGYLTLLGLGTQPDRWALGIAGVPVADYVSAYADEMDALQAFDRSLFGGSPSQVPQAYTDSSPITYVGQVRAPVLILAGKNDPRCPFKQIENYVDMLRSHGGEVELYTYDAGHGSAVDDERVRQMRAELEFATRHLPA, encoded by the coding sequence ATGACCACGCTCTCCCCGGGGCCCTCGGCCTGGCCGCCGCCGGACTGGGAACGACGGTTCCGCGCGCGCCGGGTCGGCCTGCCCGAGTGGGCAGCGCAAGCACCGGACCGTGCCGTGGTGGTTGCCAGTGTGGGCGGCACCCTGGAAGTGCACTCCTGGACGCCGTCCACGCGCACCCTGGTGCGCGCTACGGAGCGCACGAACGGCACAACTGATGCCACGATCGACCCGCTCGGCACCTGGATCTGGTGGTTCGACGACACCGACGGCGATGAGTTCGGCCAGTGGCGGCGCCAGCCGTTCGGCTCCCCCGCCTACACGCGCGCCGAACGTCCTATCCCGTTGCCGGATGCCTACGACGCCGGGCTCCTCCTCGCCGAGGACGGGACCGTCGTCGTGGGCCGTAGTGGTGACTTCGGCACCCAGGTGCACGCGCTCTATGTGGGGCCTGCGGCCGCAGGGACGAGCCCGCGCCTGCTGTACGCGCACACGGAGCCGGCCGAGGCGGCGGCGCTGAGCCGGGACGGGAACCTCGTCGCACTCGAGCATTCAGAACGTGGCGACTCCCGGCACCCGGCACTGCGCGTGCTGCGAGCGGACACCGGAGCCACGCTCGCCGACCTCGACGACGGCCCCGGGCACGGACTCTTCGCCCTGGACTTTGCCCCGATTCCCGGCGACACTCGCCTGTTGGTACGCCACGAACGCACGGACGTGGCCGGCCTGCTGATCTGGGACGTGGCCACCTCGGGTGTGCGGCCAGTCGATCTGGGTCTGCCCGGGGAAGTGGCCGACGCGCAGTGGTACCCGCACGGCCGGTCCCTGCTGATCGCGATGGACCACGAGGCCCGAACACTCACCTACCGGTACGACCTGGCCGATGGGTCGGTGCACCAGGTGGGATCGACCACCGGCACCGTCTCGGGCGCCACGGCTCGTCCCGATGGTGACGTGTGGCTGGCCCGTTCCTCGGCGGCCGAGCCCAGGGACGTCATCGAGGCGAGCACGGGCAAGACCTTGATCACGCTGGGCGAGAACCGGGTGCCGGGTTCGGTCCCGGTGGAGGATGTGTGGGCCGAGGGTCCAGCCGGGCGGGTGCACGCGCTGTTGCGTCGGCCGGTGGAGGGCAGCGAGCCATTCCCCGTGGTGGTGGAAGTGCACGGCGGGCCCACCTGGCACGAATCGGACTCGTTCAGCCCCTATGCCGCGGCGTGGGTGGATCACGGCTACGCGGTGCTGAGCGTGAACTACCGGGGATCCACCGGGTATGGCAATGCCTGGCGCGATGCACTCGAGGGCCGCGTCGGGCACACCGAGCTGGAAGACATCGCTGCCGTGCACGAGGCGCTGGCCGAGGCCGGGGTGGTGGACCGGGAGCGGTCGATCCTCGCCGGAGCCTCCTGGGGTGGATACCTGACGTTGCTCGGGCTGGGCACGCAGCCGGATCGCTGGGCCCTCGGTATCGCTGGTGTGCCGGTGGCCGACTACGTGAGCGCCTACGCAGACGAGATGGACGCGCTGCAGGCGTTCGACCGGTCCCTGTTCGGCGGATCGCCCAGCCAGGTACCGCAGGCCTATACGGACTCCTCGCCGATCACCTACGTGGGGCAGGTACGGGCGCCGGTGCTGATCCTGGCCGGGAAGAATGACCCGCGCTGCCCGTTCAAGCAGATCGAGAACTACGTGGACATGCTGCGCTCGCACGGCGGCGAGGTGGAGTTGTACACCTATGACGCCGGGCACGGGTCCGCAGTGGACGATGAGCGGGTGCGGCAGATGCGGGCGGAGTTGGAATTCGCCACCCGCCATCTCCCGGCCTGA
- a CDS encoding uracil-xanthine permease family protein: MPTWTVYRDGKSIAPGEVVAPRQRLSWPRTIGIGAQHVVAMFGATFLVPLLTGFPPATTLFFSAIGTAGFLLITRGRVPSYLGSSFAFIAPIGAATASQGMASALGGVLVVGVLLAMVGLVVHLAGARWIDVVMPPIVTGTIVALIGLNLAPAAWDNVQSAPVTAVVTIAAIVLITVLFRGLLGRLAILLGVLVGYAVAVVRGEVGFDAVQDAAWVGLPQFTAPHFEVAVLGLFVPVVLVLIAENVGHVKSVAAMTGENLDDVMGRALLADGVATTLAGAGGGSGTTTYAENIGVMAATKVYSTAAYWVAAGVALLLSLSPKFGELVATVPVGVLGGAGTVLYGLIGILGARIWVQNKVDFSDPVNLTTAGIALVVGIANFTWVAGDMTFEGIALGTAAALGIYHVMRAVARWRGTSAEPVSPASAAREG; the protein is encoded by the coding sequence GTGCCCACCTGGACGGTGTACCGGGACGGAAAGAGCATCGCGCCAGGAGAGGTGGTGGCGCCCAGGCAGCGATTGAGTTGGCCGCGCACCATCGGCATCGGTGCACAGCATGTGGTGGCGATGTTCGGTGCCACGTTCCTGGTGCCGTTGCTGACTGGGTTCCCGCCGGCGACCACGCTGTTCTTCTCCGCGATCGGGACGGCCGGGTTCCTGCTGATCACCCGCGGCCGGGTGCCGAGCTACCTGGGGTCGTCTTTCGCGTTCATCGCCCCCATCGGTGCCGCGACGGCGTCGCAAGGGATGGCCTCGGCCCTCGGGGGAGTGCTCGTGGTCGGTGTGTTGCTCGCCATGGTAGGCCTCGTGGTCCATCTCGCCGGGGCGCGCTGGATCGATGTAGTGATGCCGCCGATCGTCACCGGCACGATCGTGGCACTGATTGGTCTGAACCTCGCCCCTGCGGCCTGGGACAACGTGCAGTCTGCCCCCGTGACGGCGGTGGTCACCATCGCTGCCATCGTGCTGATCACCGTGCTGTTCCGGGGCCTGCTGGGCCGGTTGGCAATCCTGCTCGGTGTGCTGGTGGGCTATGCGGTCGCAGTGGTTCGTGGTGAGGTCGGCTTCGACGCCGTGCAGGATGCCGCCTGGGTGGGCCTGCCGCAATTCACCGCTCCGCACTTCGAAGTCGCGGTGCTCGGGCTGTTCGTGCCGGTGGTGCTGGTGCTGATCGCGGAAAACGTCGGCCACGTGAAGTCCGTGGCCGCGATGACCGGTGAGAACCTCGACGATGTGATGGGGCGCGCACTGCTGGCCGACGGTGTGGCGACGACGCTCGCCGGCGCCGGCGGCGGTTCGGGTACGACCACGTATGCCGAGAACATCGGCGTCATGGCGGCCACCAAGGTGTACTCGACGGCCGCGTACTGGGTGGCGGCAGGAGTCGCGCTGTTGCTGAGCCTGTCCCCGAAGTTCGGCGAGCTGGTGGCCACGGTGCCGGTCGGTGTGCTCGGCGGTGCTGGCACAGTGCTGTACGGCCTGATCGGCATCCTCGGCGCGCGCATCTGGGTGCAGAACAAGGTCGACTTCTCCGACCCGGTGAACCTCACAACCGCGGGCATCGCGCTGGTTGTGGGGATCGCGAACTTCACGTGGGTCGCCGGGGATATGACGTTCGAGGGTATTGCTCTGGGCACGGCCGCAGCGCTGGGGATCTACCACGTCATGCGTGCTGTCGCCCGGTGGCGGGGCACGTCGGCGGAGCCGGTGAGCCCGGCGTCGGCGGCCAGGGAAGGCTGA
- a CDS encoding bifunctional 2-methylcitrate synthase/citrate synthase, producing the protein MTDMHKGLAGVVVDTTAISKVNPETNSLLYRGYPVQELAEHCSFEEVAHLLWHGELPGPDELAEFEKLERSLRPLDSRTRELIDALPTTAHPMDVVRTAVSQLGTFDDTLLQPDGLTDRTLNEGRAMYLFAQLPAIVAYDQRRRRGEDLIEPRADLGYSANFLWMTFGSEPAPAVEQAFNVSMILYAEHSFNASTFTARVITSTLSDLYSAVTGAVGALKGPLHGGANEAVMAVFEEIGDAEKADEWLEAALAEKRKIMGFGHRVYKNGDSRVPTMKAVLDDLVEHSGRQDMGDLYAALEQAMTSRKNILPNLDYPAGPAYHLMGFDTPTFTPLFVASRVTGWTAHIMEQLEANSLIRPLSEYVGPEQREVPPAS; encoded by the coding sequence ATGACTGACATGCACAAGGGCCTGGCAGGCGTGGTGGTGGACACCACCGCGATCTCGAAGGTCAACCCCGAGACCAACTCGCTGCTCTATCGCGGCTATCCCGTGCAGGAGCTGGCCGAGCACTGCTCGTTCGAGGAGGTCGCCCACCTGCTCTGGCATGGGGAGCTGCCCGGGCCGGACGAATTGGCCGAGTTCGAGAAGCTCGAGCGATCACTGCGCCCACTCGATTCGCGCACGCGAGAGCTCATCGACGCCTTGCCGACGACGGCCCATCCGATGGACGTGGTGCGCACGGCAGTCAGCCAGTTGGGCACCTTCGATGACACACTGTTGCAGCCGGATGGGCTGACCGACCGCACCCTCAACGAGGGGCGCGCGATGTACCTCTTCGCCCAGCTCCCGGCGATCGTGGCCTACGACCAGCGCCGCCGCCGCGGCGAGGATCTGATCGAGCCGCGCGCGGATCTGGGCTACTCGGCGAACTTCCTCTGGATGACCTTCGGGAGTGAACCGGCGCCGGCGGTGGAGCAGGCGTTCAACGTCTCGATGATCCTGTACGCCGAGCATTCATTCAATGCCTCCACCTTCACGGCGCGGGTGATCACGTCCACGTTGTCGGACCTGTACTCGGCGGTGACCGGGGCGGTCGGTGCGCTCAAGGGACCGCTGCACGGTGGTGCGAACGAGGCAGTGATGGCCGTCTTCGAGGAGATCGGCGATGCCGAGAAGGCTGACGAGTGGCTGGAGGCCGCCCTCGCCGAGAAGCGCAAGATCATGGGATTCGGGCACCGCGTCTACAAGAACGGCGATTCCCGCGTACCCACGATGAAGGCGGTGCTGGACGATCTGGTCGAGCACTCCGGCAGGCAGGATATGGGCGATCTCTACGCTGCCCTTGAGCAGGCGATGACCTCGCGCAAGAACATCCTGCCGAACCTCGACTACCCGGCTGGCCCCGCCTACCACCTGATGGGCTTCGATACGCCCACCTTCACACCACTGTTCGTTGCCTCCCGGGTGACCGGGTGGACCGCCCACATCATGGAGCAGTTGGAGGCCAATTCTCTGATCCGGCCGTTGAGCGAGTACGTCGGCCCGGAGCAGCGGGAAGTGCCGCCGGCCTCGTGA
- a CDS encoding nuclear transport factor 2 family protein: MTTVSAPEPVASFIETVNAHDEDGFLDAFAADGFVDDWGRIFTGRAEIKGWSDKEFIGATGVLTPTSVTVDGDIVVVIGDWRSTHANGLSRFEFRTAGDKLASMTIREG, translated from the coding sequence ATGACCACAGTGTCCGCACCCGAACCCGTCGCGTCGTTCATCGAGACCGTCAACGCCCACGACGAGGACGGCTTCCTCGATGCGTTCGCTGCCGACGGCTTCGTCGATGACTGGGGCCGGATCTTCACCGGCCGCGCCGAGATCAAGGGCTGGAGCGACAAGGAGTTCATCGGCGCCACCGGCGTGCTGACTCCCACGTCGGTGACGGTCGATGGTGACATCGTCGTCGTCATCGGAGATTGGCGCAGCACCCACGCGAACGGCTTGTCCCGCTTCGAGTTCCGCACCGCAGGGGACAAGCTTGCCTCGATGACCATCCGCGAGGGCTGA
- a CDS encoding low temperature requirement protein A: MSVLARPQERRSEVGPAELFFDLVYVFAIIQLSHLLLHHLSWHGAAQTVIVFAAVWWGWNYTAWAMNWLDPRRTAVHLITGVLMLASLGMAVAIPSAFGDKAWLFVACYLFAGVLRPVVMMVAFRGQQMATNYRMLLLWTLGAGIFWVAGAVVDPDLRLWLWLVAVLVDYAAPIANFKVPGVGAAPMHLWDTDAEHLAERNRLVFIIALGESILLMGGAVVDEGVLTGSLALSLFLGFAGLFVLWWNYFALAGHDVHGGDTSTAALRSAFAYAHAFMVLGAILFAVSVELRLSHEHLTPTVVIVTVAGPLVYLVGNLLYLGSRFGRFARSRFVAMAALVVIGIAGVLTADQFPPIVLSLAVLAVTGSLAALTAYGRRSA; the protein is encoded by the coding sequence ATGTCTGTTCTCGCCCGCCCACAGGAGCGCCGCTCCGAAGTTGGCCCCGCCGAACTGTTCTTCGATCTCGTCTACGTCTTCGCGATCATCCAGCTCTCCCACCTGCTGCTGCACCACCTCTCCTGGCATGGCGCGGCGCAGACCGTGATCGTGTTCGCCGCCGTGTGGTGGGGGTGGAATTACACCGCGTGGGCCATGAACTGGCTCGACCCGCGGCGCACCGCAGTGCATCTGATCACCGGGGTGCTGATGCTCGCCTCCCTCGGGATGGCGGTGGCGATTCCGAGCGCCTTCGGCGACAAGGCGTGGCTCTTCGTGGCCTGCTACCTGTTCGCCGGCGTGCTGCGCCCCGTGGTCATGATGGTGGCTTTCCGTGGCCAGCAGATGGCCACGAACTACCGGATGCTCCTGCTGTGGACGCTGGGTGCCGGCATCTTCTGGGTGGCGGGCGCCGTCGTCGATCCGGATCTGCGGCTGTGGCTCTGGTTGGTTGCGGTGCTCGTGGATTACGCGGCGCCGATCGCGAACTTCAAGGTACCCGGGGTGGGCGCGGCCCCGATGCATCTGTGGGACACCGATGCCGAGCATCTCGCCGAGCGTAATCGCCTGGTCTTCATCATTGCCCTGGGTGAGTCAATTCTGCTGATGGGCGGTGCGGTGGTGGACGAGGGCGTCCTCACGGGCTCACTCGCGCTCAGCCTCTTCCTCGGCTTCGCCGGCCTGTTCGTGCTCTGGTGGAATTACTTCGCGCTCGCCGGTCACGATGTGCACGGGGGTGACACCTCGACGGCGGCCCTGCGCTCCGCCTTCGCCTACGCCCACGCGTTCATGGTGCTGGGCGCCATCCTGTTCGCCGTATCCGTGGAGCTGCGCCTTTCGCATGAGCACCTCACGCCCACGGTGGTGATCGTGACCGTGGCTGGTCCGCTGGTCTACCTGGTGGGCAACCTGCTGTACCTGGGTTCGCGGTTCGGCCGGTTCGCCCGATCCCGGTTCGTGGCGATGGCGGCGTTGGTGGTGATCGGTATCGCGGGCGTGCTCACCGCCGATCAGTTCCCACCGATCGTGCTGAGCCTGGCGGTGCTCGCCGTCACCGGGTCACTGGCAGCTCTGACGGCGTACGGTCGGCGTTCGGCCTGA
- a CDS encoding NUDIX hydrolase, whose product MPVPDFVLELRRHVGTAPLWLSGVSAVVLDPEGRILLGQRADTGRWAVISGILDPGEQPAIAAIREVAEETGVRAEADALVSVMSGEQITYPNGDQASYLDLTFLCRYISGEAHVGDDESLDVAWFAPDALPADLQESSRQRIADALAYDPAAGTRFIR is encoded by the coding sequence ATGCCAGTCCCAGATTTCGTCCTCGAACTGCGCCGGCATGTGGGCACCGCACCCCTGTGGCTCTCCGGGGTGAGTGCCGTGGTGCTCGATCCCGAGGGCCGGATCTTGCTGGGGCAGCGGGCCGATACCGGGCGCTGGGCCGTGATCAGCGGAATCCTCGATCCGGGTGAGCAGCCTGCGATAGCAGCGATCCGGGAGGTTGCGGAGGAGACCGGCGTCCGGGCCGAGGCGGACGCGCTGGTCTCGGTGATGAGCGGGGAGCAGATCACCTACCCGAACGGGGACCAGGCCAGTTACCTCGATCTCACCTTCCTGTGCCGGTACATCTCAGGCGAGGCCCACGTGGGCGACGACGAGTCGCTCGACGTGGCCTGGTTCGCCCCGGATGCGCTACCCGCGGATCTGCAGGAGTCCTCTCGGCAGCGCATCGCCGACGCGCTCGCCTACGACCCGGCCGCGGGGACTCGCTTCATCCGCTGA